The following are encoded together in the Streptomyces sp. NBC_00358 genome:
- a CDS encoding GTP-binding protein produces the protein MDFASSDGGRATTSAKIVVAGGFGVGKTTFVGAVSEINPLRTEAVMTSASAGIDDLTHTGDKTTTTVAMDFGRITLDQDLILYLFGTPGQDRFWFMWDDLVRGAIGAVVLVDTRRLADCFPAVDYFENSGLPFVIALNGFDGHQPYNPEEVREALQIGPDAPIITTDARHRADAKSALITLVEHALMARLR, from the coding sequence GTGGACTTCGCAAGCTCTGACGGAGGCCGGGCGACCACCTCCGCGAAGATCGTCGTAGCGGGTGGCTTCGGTGTCGGCAAGACCACGTTCGTGGGCGCCGTCTCCGAGATCAACCCGCTGCGCACCGAGGCCGTCATGACCTCCGCCTCGGCGGGCATCGACGACCTCACCCACACCGGGGACAAGACCACCACCACGGTGGCCATGGACTTCGGCCGTATCACCCTCGACCAGGACCTGATCCTGTACCTCTTCGGTACGCCGGGCCAGGACCGCTTCTGGTTCATGTGGGACGACCTGGTCCGCGGCGCCATCGGCGCCGTGGTCCTGGTGGACACCAGGCGCCTCGCCGACTGCTTCCCGGCGGTCGACTACTTCGAGAACAGCGGCCTGCCGTTCGTCATCGCCCTCAACGGCTTCGACGGACACCAGCCGTACAACCCGGAGGAAGTGCGCGAGGCACTTCAGATCGGTCCGGACGCTCCGATCATCACGACGGACGCCCGACACCGTGCGGATGCGAAGAGCGCTCTGATCACCCTGGTCGAGCACGCCCTCATGGCCCGGCTGCGGTAG
- a CDS encoding DUF742 domain-containing protein, translated as MTPPTASHDPYAEPYGDEGDQPLVRPYAMTGGRTRPRYQLAIEALISTTADPAQLMGLLPEHQRICHLCREVKSVAEVSALLSMPLGVARILVADLAEAGLVAIHQPGGDENNGGAPAVTLLERVLSGLRKL; from the coding sequence ATGACCCCGCCCACCGCCTCTCATGACCCGTACGCTGAGCCGTACGGGGACGAGGGCGACCAGCCGCTGGTACGTCCGTACGCGATGACCGGCGGCCGGACCCGGCCGCGGTACCAACTCGCTATAGAGGCCCTGATCAGCACCACGGCCGATCCGGCCCAGCTGATGGGGCTGCTCCCCGAACACCAGCGCATCTGCCACCTGTGCCGGGAAGTGAAGTCGGTGGCCGAGGTGTCGGCCCTCCTGTCCATGCCTCTCGGTGTGGCCAGGATCCTCGTCGCGGACCTCGCGGAGGCCGGACTCGTCGCCATTCACCAGCCTGGCGGCGATGAGAACAACGGCGGCGCGCCGGCCGTGACACTGCTCGAAAGGGTGCTCAGTGGACTTCGCAAGCTCTGA
- a CDS encoding DUF742 domain-containing protein, whose translation MVTPPGGSSSGNWSYGPGQGQGGQGDGSQNPNRYNFPSAPSQRQPYPPQGPQGPGPSPYDQPPAPRIQPVQPQRRSPESSPAGSSSNPLVRPYAMTGGRTRPRYQLAIEALVHTTAQPHQMQGQLPEHQRICNLCREIKSVAEISALLTIPLGVARILVADLAEAGLVAIHQPGGDESAGGQPAVTLLERVLSGLRKL comes from the coding sequence GTGGTAACACCCCCAGGCGGTTCGTCTTCGGGCAATTGGTCGTACGGCCCCGGCCAGGGGCAGGGCGGCCAGGGTGACGGTTCACAGAACCCGAACCGGTACAACTTTCCCTCCGCACCCAGCCAGCGACAGCCGTACCCGCCCCAGGGTCCGCAGGGCCCCGGGCCGTCTCCGTACGACCAGCCGCCGGCACCGCGTATCCAGCCCGTACAGCCGCAGCGACGCTCACCCGAGTCGTCGCCCGCCGGGTCGTCGAGCAACCCCCTGGTGCGTCCCTACGCCATGACGGGTGGCCGCACCAGGCCCCGCTACCAGCTCGCCATCGAGGCACTGGTGCACACCACCGCGCAGCCGCACCAGATGCAGGGCCAGTTGCCCGAGCATCAGCGCATCTGCAACCTCTGCCGGGAGATCAAGTCGGTGGCCGAGATCTCGGCCCTGCTGACCATCCCTCTCGGTGTAGCCAGGATCCTCGTCGCCGACTTGGCGGAAGCGGGCCTGGTCGCCATTCATCAGCCGGGCGGCGACGAGAGCGCCGGCGGCCAGCCAGCCGTGACATTGCTCGAAAGGGTGCTCAGTGGACTTCGCAAGCTCTAG
- a CDS encoding YceI family protein, whose amino-acid sequence MGIFGRKTTDTAESAGTATITAVNPDLAALTGDYTLDPSHSTIGFVARHAMVTNVKGKFNDFEGTLHLDGGDPARSTASLDVKMDSIDTGSADRDGHLKSADFFKTDEFPAMTFRSTKAEALGGDDYRITGDLEILGTTRQITIDLEFNGSAKDPFGNERVGFEGKAEILRSDWGLTWNAALETGGVLVSDKIKLNFDISAIKNAG is encoded by the coding sequence ATGGGCATCTTCGGCCGCAAGACCACCGACACCGCCGAGTCCGCGGGCACCGCGACGATCACCGCCGTGAACCCGGACCTGGCCGCGCTGACCGGCGACTACACGCTCGACCCCTCGCACTCGACGATCGGCTTCGTCGCCCGGCACGCGATGGTGACCAACGTGAAGGGCAAGTTCAACGACTTCGAGGGCACGCTGCACCTGGACGGCGGCGACCCGGCCCGTTCGACCGCGTCCCTCGACGTGAAGATGGACAGCATCGACACCGGCTCCGCGGACCGCGACGGGCACCTCAAGAGCGCCGACTTCTTCAAGACCGACGAGTTCCCGGCGATGACCTTCCGGTCCACCAAGGCCGAGGCCCTGGGCGGCGACGACTACCGGATCACCGGTGACCTGGAGATCCTCGGCACCACCCGGCAGATCACCATCGACCTGGAGTTCAACGGCTCCGCGAAGGACCCGTTCGGCAACGAGCGCGTGGGCTTCGAGGGCAAGGCCGAGATCCTGCGCTCCGACTGGGGCCTCACCTGGAACGCGGCCCTGGAGACCGGCGGCGTCCTCGTCTCCGACAAGATCAAGCTGAACTTCGACATCTCGGCGATCAAGAACGCCGGCTGA
- a CDS encoding acyl-CoA carboxylase subunit epsilon, with the protein MSNADIRVEKGHAEPEEVAAITAILLARAAAAPTDATPAHRAHRKAGWRRLEREPGFRAPHSWR; encoded by the coding sequence ATGAGCAACGCTGACATCCGCGTCGAGAAGGGCCACGCCGAGCCCGAAGAAGTCGCCGCCATCACGGCGATCCTCCTGGCCCGTGCCGCAGCCGCTCCCACTGATGCCACCCCTGCCCACCGCGCCCACCGGAAGGCGGGCTGGCGCCGCCTGGAGCGGGAGCCCGGTTTCCGGGCGCCGCACAGCTGGCGCTGA
- a CDS encoding GTP-binding protein, translated as MDFASSSGGPSRSTTSAKIVVAGGFGVGKTTFVGAVSEINPLRTEAVMTSASAGIDDLTHTGDKKTTTVAMDFGRITLDQDLILYLFGTPGQDRFWFMWDDLVRGAIGAIVLVDTRRLADCFPAVDYFENSGLPFVIALNGFDGNQPYQPEEVREALQIGPDAPIITTDARHRADAKSALITLVEHALMARLR; from the coding sequence GTGGACTTCGCAAGCTCTAGCGGAGGGCCTTCCCGCTCCACCACGTCCGCGAAGATCGTGGTGGCGGGCGGCTTCGGCGTGGGCAAGACCACGTTCGTCGGCGCCGTCTCGGAGATCAACCCGCTGCGCACCGAGGCCGTCATGACGTCCGCCTCGGCGGGCATCGACGACCTCACGCACACCGGCGACAAGAAGACGACGACCGTCGCCATGGACTTCGGCCGTATCACGCTCGACCAGGACCTGATCCTGTACCTCTTCGGTACGCCGGGCCAGGACCGCTTCTGGTTCATGTGGGACGACCTGGTCCGCGGCGCCATCGGCGCGATCGTCCTGGTGGACACCCGCCGTCTCGCCGACTGCTTCCCGGCGGTCGACTACTTCGAGAACAGCGGCCTGCCGTTCGTCATCGCCCTCAACGGCTTCGACGGCAACCAGCCGTACCAGCCCGAGGAAGTGCGCGAGGCACTTCAGATCGGCCCGGACGCTCCGATCATCACGACGGACGCCCGCCACCGCGCGGACGCCAAGTCGGCTCTGATCACGCTGGTCGAGCACGCGCTGATGGCGCGCCTCCGCTAG
- a CDS encoding sensor histidine kinase, producing the protein MRRSMNGPEPSARGNFTPPPRGAAPAQVPGPEPMPAPAPSGSRFSPRNWRVPTRLNAILLIPVVVGLVMGGFQVKSSIDTWQEAQDAEKTARLVQAALNYGDKLFVERDLSAYPLLAGKGQKDPTVVKLRKQTDLAADAFDQAAQDMPKTPGLERRLAVFRNVEPGLTLLRQAAYTTKLPGVKTEEGYLQIQHPLMEFANELGLGTGNITSYGRTVYAISLSKAALSLERSIGMHMLIKPGPDLPSQRVALSSYAYLEGIAVEEYIGGGTEADAAKLNDAQAQIKTDLTKQAQDAASADPNYVKPPSNPTEMVTDLAKLASPLESDRAALAAKGVTAQNWMAVNTAKYNAYRQIESDLADKAVAEAADISDTAKTDAFITGAIVVIALLAAFILAGMVARQMSRAMRQLRNAAFNVAEQRLPMLVDQLSRTDPGRVDTRVQPIPITTTDEIGEVARAFDQVHREAVRLAAEQALLRGNINAIFTNLSRRNQSLIEGQLTLITDLENNEADPDQLENLFRLDHLATRMRRNGENLLVLAGEEPGRRWDQPVPLVDVLRAASSEVEQYERIELSGVPEAEIHGRAVTDLVHLLAELLENATTFSSPQTKVRVTATRLPDGRIMVEIHDKGIGLTAEDFADINHKLANPPTVDAAISQRMGLFVVGRLSDRHGIRVQLRPSGEQAGTTSLVMLPDAITHGGGGDYQPMRDEFTVSQIIPEQQSFQGESFGVQQQKPVLTAADLGFDDSRYEVPDDARDLDPVGRSLMREERRAALEAQAQGAEAVEAPQAYAEGFEAQPAYDNGQPSFNGTPAFDGGQGVHEEQQTTYEQQTSYEEPQQAAYDEAYFPSNGGYPEPSYTEPVQPEHAGMGGVAPESLSAFGEPTYQDDWPQQDSYQGAYQGGYAPQAESPQVADAPEQDSVGFGRPGPAPSAAHTMTNAGLPRRGAAAAGNGRRPAEPAREQSAPAPSGGIGDDWRSSNDDRWQRAEQLKKPKAGGVTSSGLPRRVPKANLVEGTAESTPQGGPQVSRAPEDVRGRLSNLRRGVERGRNAGSETNGQGLGSDSTYNQER; encoded by the coding sequence GTGAGGCGAAGCATGAACGGTCCCGAGCCGTCGGCACGGGGCAACTTCACCCCGCCGCCGCGCGGAGCGGCGCCCGCACAAGTGCCCGGCCCGGAGCCCATGCCGGCGCCCGCGCCGAGCGGGAGCCGATTCTCCCCGCGCAACTGGCGAGTGCCGACCAGACTGAACGCGATCCTGCTCATACCCGTGGTGGTCGGCCTGGTCATGGGCGGCTTCCAGGTGAAGAGCTCGATCGACACCTGGCAGGAGGCGCAGGACGCCGAGAAGACGGCCCGCCTGGTGCAGGCCGCGCTGAACTACGGCGACAAGCTGTTCGTCGAGCGTGACCTCAGCGCCTACCCGCTGCTGGCCGGCAAGGGCCAGAAGGACCCCACGGTCGTCAAGCTCCGCAAGCAGACGGACCTGGCCGCCGACGCCTTCGACCAGGCCGCCCAGGACATGCCGAAGACGCCGGGCCTGGAGCGACGCCTCGCCGTCTTCCGCAACGTCGAGCCCGGCCTCACGCTCCTGCGGCAGGCCGCGTACACCACCAAGCTTCCCGGTGTGAAGACCGAAGAGGGCTACCTCCAGATCCAGCACCCGCTGATGGAGTTCGCCAACGAGCTCGGTCTGGGCACCGGAAACATCACCAGCTACGGCCGTACGGTCTACGCGATCTCGCTGTCCAAGGCCGCGCTGTCGCTGGAGCGATCCATCGGCATGCACATGCTGATCAAGCCGGGTCCCGATCTGCCCAGTCAGCGCGTCGCCCTCTCCTCGTACGCCTATCTCGAAGGCATCGCTGTCGAGGAGTACATCGGTGGTGGCACCGAGGCCGACGCGGCCAAGCTCAACGACGCCCAGGCGCAGATCAAGACCGATCTGACGAAGCAGGCGCAGGACGCCGCGTCCGCCGACCCGAACTACGTGAAGCCGCCGTCGAACCCGACCGAGATGGTCACGGATCTGGCGAAGCTCGCGTCCCCCCTGGAGAGCGACCGCGCCGCGCTGGCCGCGAAGGGTGTCACCGCGCAGAACTGGATGGCGGTCAACACCGCCAAGTACAACGCGTACCGCCAGATCGAGTCGGACCTCGCCGACAAGGCGGTGGCCGAGGCCGCGGACATCTCCGACACGGCCAAGACCGACGCCTTCATCACCGGCGCCATCGTCGTGATCGCCCTGCTCGCCGCGTTCATCCTGGCCGGCATGGTGGCCCGCCAGATGAGCCGCGCGATGCGCCAGCTCCGCAACGCCGCCTTCAACGTGGCCGAGCAGCGCCTGCCGATGCTGGTCGACCAGCTCTCGCGCACCGACCCCGGCCGGGTCGACACCCGCGTGCAGCCGATCCCGATCACCACCACGGACGAGATCGGCGAAGTCGCCCGCGCCTTCGACCAGGTCCACCGCGAGGCCGTACGACTGGCCGCCGAGCAGGCCCTCCTGCGAGGCAACATCAACGCGATCTTCACCAACCTCTCGCGCCGCAACCAGTCCCTGATCGAGGGCCAGCTGACCCTGATCACCGACCTGGAGAACAACGAGGCCGACCCGGACCAGTTGGAGAACCTCTTCCGCCTGGACCACCTCGCGACCCGTATGCGCCGCAACGGCGAGAACCTCCTGGTCCTCGCCGGCGAGGAGCCCGGCCGCCGCTGGGACCAGCCGGTCCCGCTGGTCGACGTGCTGCGCGCCGCCTCCTCCGAGGTGGAGCAGTACGAGCGCATCGAGCTCTCGGGCGTCCCGGAGGCCGAGATCCACGGCCGCGCCGTGACCGACCTCGTGCACCTGCTCGCCGAGCTCCTGGAGAACGCGACCACGTTCTCCTCCCCGCAGACCAAGGTCCGCGTCACCGCGACCCGTCTCCCCGACGGCCGCATCATGGTCGAGATCCACGACAAGGGCATCGGCCTCACCGCCGAGGACTTCGCGGACATCAACCACAAACTGGCCAACCCGCCGACCGTGGACGCCGCGATCTCGCAGCGCATGGGCCTGTTCGTGGTCGGCCGGCTGTCCGACCGCCACGGAATCCGCGTCCAGCTGCGCCCCTCGGGCGAGCAGGCCGGTACCACCTCGCTGGTCATGCTCCCCGACGCCATCACCCACGGTGGCGGCGGTGACTACCAGCCGATGCGCGACGAGTTCACCGTGTCCCAGATCATTCCCGAGCAGCAGTCGTTCCAGGGCGAGAGCTTCGGCGTGCAGCAGCAGAAGCCTGTGCTGACCGCCGCGGACCTCGGTTTCGACGACAGCCGCTACGAGGTGCCGGACGACGCCCGCGATCTGGACCCGGTGGGCCGCTCCCTGATGCGCGAGGAGCGCCGGGCGGCCCTGGAGGCCCAGGCACAGGGTGCCGAGGCCGTCGAGGCCCCTCAGGCCTACGCCGAGGGCTTCGAGGCCCAGCCCGCGTACGACAACGGGCAGCCGTCCTTCAACGGCACCCCGGCGTTCGACGGCGGCCAGGGCGTGCACGAGGAGCAGCAGACCACGTACGAGCAGCAGACGTCGTACGAGGAGCCTCAGCAGGCTGCGTACGACGAGGCGTACTTCCCGTCCAACGGCGGCTACCCTGAGCCCTCCTACACGGAGCCGGTCCAGCCGGAGCACGCGGGTATGGGCGGCGTGGCCCCCGAGTCGTTGTCCGCCTTCGGAGAGCCGACCTACCAGGACGACTGGCCGCAGCAGGACTCGTACCAGGGCGCGTATCAGGGCGGCTACGCTCCGCAAGCGGAATCGCCGCAGGTCGCTGACGCACCCGAGCAGGACAGCGTAGGCTTCGGTCGTCCGGGTCCGGCCCCTTCGGCCGCCCACACGATGACCAACGCGGGACTGCCCCGCCGCGGAGCCGCCGCAGCCGGTAACGGCCGGCGCCCCGCGGAACCCGCGAGGGAGCAGTCGGCACCCGCCCCCTCCGGGGGTATCGGTGACGACTGGCGATCGTCCAACGACGATCGGTGGCAGCGCGCCGAGCAGCTCAAGAAGCCCAAGGCGGGCGGGGTCACCTCGTCCGGTCTGCCGCGGCGGGTGCCCAAGGCCAACCTGGTCGAGGGAACCGCGGAATCGACCCCCCAGGGCGGCCCCCAGGTCTCCCGCGCTCCTGAGGACGTCCGGGGCAGGCTGAGCAACCTGCGTCGCGGCGTGGAGCGGGGACGCAATGCAGGTAGTGAGACGAACGGTCAGGGCCTCGGTTCTGACAGCACCTACAACCAGGAGCGTTAG
- a CDS encoding roadblock/LC7 domain-containing protein: MSQAAQNLNWLITNFVDNTPGVSHTVVVSADGLLLAMSEGFPRDRADQLAAVASGLTSLTAGASRIFEGGHVNQTVVEMERGFLFLMSVSDGSSLAVLAHPEADIGLIGYEMALLVDRAGTVLTPDLRAELQGSLLN, encoded by the coding sequence ATGAGCCAGGCGGCACAGAACCTGAACTGGTTGATCACCAATTTCGTGGACAACACCCCCGGGGTGTCGCACACGGTGGTGGTCTCCGCCGACGGACTCCTTCTGGCTATGTCCGAAGGCTTTCCCCGCGACCGCGCCGACCAGTTGGCGGCCGTCGCGTCCGGTCTGACCTCGTTGACCGCGGGCGCGTCCCGTATCTTCGAGGGCGGCCACGTGAACCAGACTGTTGTGGAGATGGAGCGAGGATTCCTGTTCCTCATGTCCGTTTCGGATGGTTCTTCACTCGCAGTACTTGCACACCCTGAGGCGGACATCGGTCTCATTGGGTACGAGATGGCGCTTCTGGTGGACCGTGCGGGCACGGTTCTCACTCCGGATCTTCGTGCGGAGCTCCAGGGCAGCCTTCTCAACTAA
- a CDS encoding acyl-CoA carboxylase subunit beta — protein MTVLDEADTASSTSPTAEPTDARGRVAELHAIRAEALRGPSEKATEAQHAKGKLTARERIELLLDAGSFQEVEQLRRHRATGFGLESKKPYTDGVITGWGTVEGRTVFVYAHDFRIFGGALGEAHATKIHKIMDMAIAAGAPLVSLNDGAGARIQEGVSALAGYGGIFQRNTKASGVIPQISVMLGPCAGGAAYSPALTDFVFMVRETSQMFITGPDVVKAVTGEEITQNGLGGADVHAETSGVCHFAYDDEETCIAEVRYLLSMLPQNNRENPPRAASADPADRRSEVLLDLVPADGNRPYDMTKVIEELVDDGDYLEVHERWARNIICALARLDGMVVGIVANQPQSLAGVLDIEASEKAARFVQMCDAFNIPIITLLDVPGFLPGVDQEHGGIIRHGAKLLYAYCNATVPRISLILRKAYGGAYIVMDSQSIGADLTYAWPTNEIAVMGAEGAANVIFRRQIADAADPEAMRVRMVKEYKAELMHPYYAAERGLVDDVIDPAETREVLIKSLAMLHTKHADLPSRKHGNPPQ, from the coding sequence ATGACCGTTTTGGACGAGGCCGACACCGCCAGCTCCACCAGCCCCACCGCCGAACCGACCGACGCGCGCGGACGTGTGGCGGAGCTGCACGCGATCCGTGCGGAGGCGCTGCGCGGCCCCAGCGAGAAGGCGACCGAGGCGCAGCACGCCAAGGGCAAGCTGACCGCCCGGGAGCGCATCGAGCTGCTGCTGGACGCGGGCTCGTTCCAGGAGGTCGAGCAGCTGCGCCGGCACCGGGCGACCGGTTTCGGCCTGGAGTCCAAGAAGCCGTACACCGACGGTGTCATCACCGGCTGGGGCACGGTCGAGGGGCGCACGGTCTTCGTGTACGCCCATGACTTCCGCATCTTCGGCGGCGCGCTGGGCGAGGCCCACGCCACGAAGATCCACAAGATCATGGACATGGCCATCGCGGCCGGTGCGCCGCTGGTGTCCCTGAACGACGGCGCCGGTGCCCGTATCCAGGAGGGCGTCTCCGCCCTCGCCGGCTACGGCGGCATCTTCCAGCGCAACACCAAGGCCTCGGGCGTGATCCCGCAGATCTCCGTGATGCTCGGCCCGTGCGCCGGCGGCGCGGCCTACTCGCCCGCGCTCACGGACTTCGTCTTCATGGTCCGCGAGACCTCGCAGATGTTCATCACCGGTCCGGACGTGGTCAAGGCGGTGACGGGCGAGGAGATCACCCAGAACGGCCTGGGCGGCGCCGACGTCCACGCGGAGACCTCCGGCGTCTGCCACTTCGCGTACGACGACGAGGAGACCTGCATCGCCGAGGTGCGCTACCTCCTGTCGATGCTCCCGCAGAACAACCGCGAGAACCCGCCGCGTGCCGCTTCCGCGGACCCGGCCGACCGCCGCAGCGAGGTGCTGCTGGACCTGGTCCCGGCCGACGGCAACCGCCCGTACGACATGACCAAGGTCATCGAGGAGCTCGTCGACGACGGCGACTACCTGGAGGTCCACGAGCGCTGGGCCCGCAACATCATCTGCGCCCTGGCCCGCCTCGACGGCATGGTCGTCGGCATCGTCGCCAACCAGCCGCAGAGCCTGGCGGGTGTCCTCGACATCGAGGCATCCGAAAAAGCTGCGCGCTTTGTCCAGATGTGTGACGCTTTCAATATCCCGATCATCACGTTGCTGGACGTGCCTGGGTTCCTCCCGGGTGTCGACCAGGAGCACGGCGGGATCATCCGGCACGGCGCGAAGCTGCTGTACGCGTACTGCAACGCGACGGTGCCGCGGATCTCTCTCATCCTGCGCAAGGCGTACGGAGGTGCCTACATCGTCATGGACAGCCAGTCCATCGGGGCCGACCTCACCTACGCCTGGCCGACGAACGAGATCGCCGTGATGGGCGCCGAAGGTGCCGCCAACGTCATCTTCCGCCGTCAGATCGCCGATGCCGCCGATCCCGAGGCGATGCGCGTCCGCATGGTCAAGGAATACAAGGCCGAGCTGATGCACCCGTACTACGCGGCGGAGCGCGGTCTGGTCGACGACGTCATCGACCCCGCCGAGACCCGCGAGGTCCTGATCAAGTCGCTCGCGATGCTGCACACCAAGCACGCGGACCTGCCCTCCCGCAAGCACGGCAACCCCCCGCAGTAA
- a CDS encoding roadblock/LC7 domain-containing protein, with translation MSQAAQNLNWLITNFVDNTPGVSHTVVVSADGLLLAMSEGFPRDRADQLAAVASGLTSLTAGASRIFEGGAVAQTVVEMERGFLFLMSVSDGSSLAVLSHPECDIGLVGYEMALLVDRAGAVLTPDLRAELQGSLLH, from the coding sequence ATGAGCCAGGCGGCACAGAACCTGAACTGGTTGATCACCAACTTTGTGGACAACACCCCCGGGGTGTCCCACACCGTCGTCGTGTCCGCCGACGGACTCCTTCTGGCGATGTCTGAAGGCTTCCCCCGCGACCGCGCGGACCAACTGGCGGCCGTCGCCTCCGGACTCACCTCGCTGACTGCCGGGGCTTCCCGGATCTTCGAAGGTGGAGCGGTGGCCCAGACGGTCGTGGAGATGGAGCGCGGTTTCCTCTTCCTGATGTCGGTTTCGGACGGATCGTCCCTCGCGGTCCTCTCCCACCCGGAGTGCGACATCGGTCTCGTCGGCTACGAGATGGCACTGCTCGTCGATCGTGCGGGCGCTGTCCTCACGCCGGACCTGCGTGCCGAACTACAAGGCAGTCTGCTTCACTGA
- a CDS encoding N-acetyltransferase, with product MNWLPPDFVHPARVEVPGGCHLRPITGADAAVDYPAVMGSRERLWSIFGEAWGWPAETMTYEANLRDLERHEAEIASHRSFNYVLFDATGTTEYGCVYIDPPERTGADAEISWWVVDERVGTALERDLDLLVPRWIAEDWPFRRPRFIGRDLSWQDWLALPEA from the coding sequence ATGAACTGGCTGCCCCCTGACTTCGTCCATCCCGCGCGCGTCGAGGTGCCGGGCGGATGCCATCTGCGTCCGATCACCGGCGCGGACGCCGCCGTCGACTATCCGGCCGTCATGGGGTCGCGGGAGCGGCTGTGGTCAATCTTCGGAGAGGCGTGGGGCTGGCCCGCGGAGACGATGACGTACGAGGCGAATCTGAGGGACCTGGAGCGGCACGAGGCGGAGATCGCCTCCCACCGGTCCTTCAACTACGTGCTGTTCGACGCCACCGGCACCACCGAGTACGGCTGTGTCTACATCGACCCGCCGGAGCGGACGGGCGCCGACGCGGAGATCTCGTGGTGGGTGGTCGACGAGCGGGTCGGCACCGCCCTGGAGCGGGACCTGGATCTGCTCGTGCCCCGGTGGATCGCCGAGGACTGGCCCTTCCGGCGGCCGCGGTTCATCGGACGCGACCTGTCCTGGCAGGACTGGCTGGCGCTGCCGGAGGCGTAG